In Planctomycetota bacterium, a genomic segment contains:
- a CDS encoding amidohydrolase, translating into MFATLRILLAIGLLASAYLSEFAMAQPAAMVVVNARVTTQSDLGEAEAFAVDGGLFTIVGGNRDVEPLIGPDTIVIDAGWRRVIPGLNDSHIHATRGGRFYNAELRWGGVRSLARGLEMIRLQALRTPEDQWVRVVGGWSPYQFEERRLPTPAELTRAAPRTPVFVLFLYSKGYLNAAGVEALGIDEHTVVPEGGRIELTADGGAILHAEPSPVILYRTVAALPSLSIEDQVNSTLHFYRELNRFGVTSVVDPGGGGHVFPADYAASQKLAADGRLNLRVGNYLFAGDPGRELDQYSAWSRRERVGMNRAVDLLRGFTTSGAGENLTAAAADYENFMAPRPVLAGAMEGELGAVVSFLVESRWPIRIHATYDESIARILDVLETADRTHGLDGLRVAIDHGETMSVESIRRLAKLGGGVAIQNRMAFAGEFFADRYGPEAARYAPPLRALIDAGVPVGAGTDATRVSNHNPWLSLEWLVTGRTLGGLTLFADDNRLTRSEALQAYTIGSAWFTGDQQVKGRIAPGQYADFAVLSDDYFAVDEDAIGHIESLLTVVQGRPAYASGRYAEAVDVPALPPVTPAWSPVRTFGGFQ; encoded by the coding sequence ATGTTTGCGACGCTGAGAATCCTGTTGGCCATCGGTCTCCTGGCGAGCGCGTACCTGTCCGAGTTTGCGATGGCTCAGCCTGCGGCGATGGTCGTCGTCAATGCCCGGGTCACCACCCAGAGCGATCTCGGAGAGGCCGAAGCGTTCGCGGTAGACGGCGGGTTGTTCACGATCGTCGGGGGCAATCGCGACGTCGAACCACTCATCGGACCGGACACGATCGTGATTGACGCCGGCTGGCGTCGCGTGATTCCCGGCCTTAACGATTCGCACATCCACGCGACTCGGGGCGGACGGTTCTACAACGCGGAACTCCGCTGGGGCGGTGTACGGTCGCTTGCACGTGGCCTTGAGATGATCCGGCTCCAGGCGCTGCGAACGCCGGAAGACCAGTGGGTTCGCGTAGTCGGCGGCTGGTCCCCGTATCAGTTTGAGGAACGACGGCTGCCGACGCCTGCCGAACTTACTCGTGCGGCGCCACGCACACCCGTCTTCGTCCTGTTTCTCTACTCAAAGGGCTACCTGAACGCGGCAGGCGTCGAAGCTCTTGGTATCGACGAGCACACCGTGGTGCCAGAGGGTGGCAGGATCGAACTCACCGCGGACGGGGGCGCAATTCTGCACGCGGAGCCAAGCCCGGTCATCCTGTACCGGACGGTAGCGGCCTTGCCCAGCCTCTCGATCGAGGATCAGGTAAACTCGACTCTGCACTTCTATCGCGAGTTGAACCGCTTCGGAGTCACGAGCGTCGTGGATCCGGGTGGAGGCGGCCACGTGTTTCCCGCCGACTACGCCGCGTCCCAGAAGCTCGCCGCAGACGGACGCCTGAACCTGCGAGTCGGCAACTATCTCTTCGCTGGAGATCCCGGGCGCGAACTCGACCAGTACAGCGCGTGGAGCCGCCGGGAACGCGTCGGCATGAACCGGGCGGTCGACCTGCTCCGCGGGTTCACGACCAGCGGTGCCGGCGAGAACCTCACGGCCGCGGCCGCCGATTACGAGAACTTCATGGCGCCACGACCGGTGCTTGCCGGGGCCATGGAGGGCGAACTGGGAGCCGTCGTTTCCTTCCTGGTCGAGAGCCGATGGCCGATCCGGATCCATGCAACCTATGACGAGTCGATCGCACGAATTCTGGATGTGCTCGAGACGGCCGACCGCACGCACGGTCTGGATGGACTCCGAGTGGCAATCGACCATGGCGAGACGATGTCGGTCGAGAGCATCCGCCGCCTGGCGAAGCTCGGCGGCGGCGTGGCGATCCAGAACCGCATGGCGTTTGCCGGCGAGTTCTTCGCGGACCGATACGGCCCTGAGGCTGCGCGGTACGCTCCGCCGCTGCGAGCGCTCATCGATGCTGGCGTCCCGGTCGGTGCGGGCACCGACGCGACACGCGTCTCGAATCACAACCCGTGGCTCAGTCTTGAGTGGTTGGTGACCGGACGCACGCTCGGCGGGCTGACCCTATTCGCAGACGACAACCGCCTGACCCGTAGCGAGGCACTCCAGGCGTACACGATCGGAAGCGCGTGGTTCACCGGTGACCAGCAGGTTAAGGGTCGCATCGCGCCGGGCCAGTACGCAGACTTCGCGGTGCTCAGCGACGACTACTTCGCCGTTGACGAGGACGCCATTGGACACATCGAATCATTGCTGACGGTTGTCCAGGGTCGGCCCGCGTACGCATCGGGCCGATATGCCGAAGCCGTGGATGTGCCGGCGCTTCCCCCAGTCACGCCCGCCTGGTCGCCCGTCCGCACATTCGGCGGGTTCCAATGA
- a CDS encoding isochorismatase family protein, with protein sequence MKNAFTTKDAAMLLIDHQRGTIKLAQNIDHRELVANTRALARTAAETGMPLVLTSSQEDHFQGLLLDDIQHIAPEAYEARIKRPGVVDAWMYEPFKGAVEATGRKRLIMAGLTNDVCIVYPAISAFEEGYDVQVVVDAGGSPTQAADTAAIERMRNAGVTITSTNQVMAELATDWSSDVGQTIQGIMYEENLKPLVETP encoded by the coding sequence ATGAAGAACGCATTCACCACTAAAGACGCCGCGATGCTGCTCATCGATCACCAGCGGGGCACGATCAAGCTTGCCCAGAACATCGATCATCGCGAACTGGTCGCCAACACCCGCGCGCTCGCGCGAACGGCGGCCGAGACCGGCATGCCGCTGGTTCTGACGTCGAGCCAAGAGGACCACTTCCAGGGACTACTACTCGATGACATCCAGCACATTGCACCCGAGGCTTACGAGGCTCGGATCAAGCGCCCCGGCGTGGTGGATGCATGGATGTACGAGCCGTTCAAGGGTGCGGTAGAGGCGACGGGCCGCAAGCGATTGATCATGGCGGGACTCACGAATGACGTCTGCATCGTATATCCCGCCATCAGCGCCTTCGAGGAGGGCTACGACGTGCAGGTCGTCGTCGATGCCGGCGGCTCTCCGACGCAGGCCGCCGACACCGCCGCAATCGAGCGGATGCGGAACGCGGGCGTCACGATTACGTCGACGAACCAGGTCATGGCGGAGCTCGCGACCGACTGGTCGTCGGATGTGGGCCAGACCATCCAGGGCATCATGTACGAAGAGAACCTCAAGCCGTTGGTCGAGACGCCCTAG
- a CDS encoding alpha/beta hydrolase codes for MFATSSAARPQMLQQSKCRRRPHAAREHEAMPVFAASDHHVVALATGVSLGCSILGSGPPVLLWHGFLGNRAAWRHVASMLQDRYTVIVPDMRGYGSSSRPATGYDGLSLMSDCRALLRHLGYRETHIIAHDMGAAPALLWAATHPGEVLSLSYVEEPLLTSDVVGTLIRMTPEEARNGGLWWWMLAYASDMAERLISGHERAFVDWFYDSYAAAPDRIDNEARECYASDLMQPGGIRGWFGVYRAVFETIRQTESALRVPVETPILALGGEHSLGSRVGDMLRPIGRDVEVGVIPGSGHFVPEEKPHELCRRWLEFVQRHQMEIA; via the coding sequence ATGTTCGCGACCAGCTCCGCCGCCCGGCCGCAGATGCTGCAACAGTCCAAATGCCGGCGGCGGCCACACGCGGCACGGGAGCACGAAGCCATGCCAGTCTTCGCCGCCAGTGACCATCACGTCGTCGCTCTCGCCACCGGGGTGTCGTTGGGCTGCTCGATTCTTGGCTCGGGGCCACCGGTGCTGCTGTGGCACGGCTTTCTGGGCAACCGCGCGGCGTGGCGACACGTTGCCTCGATGCTCCAGGACCGCTACACCGTGATCGTTCCCGACATGCGTGGCTACGGCAGTTCTTCACGACCGGCAACTGGGTACGACGGCCTCTCGCTGATGTCCGATTGTCGCGCACTCCTCCGGCACCTGGGCTACCGAGAGACGCACATCATCGCGCATGACATGGGGGCGGCACCGGCGCTGCTGTGGGCGGCGACGCACCCGGGCGAGGTGCTCTCGCTCTCGTATGTCGAGGAACCCTTGCTGACCTCGGACGTGGTCGGCACGCTCATTCGGATGACGCCCGAAGAGGCCCGCAACGGCGGACTGTGGTGGTGGATGCTTGCGTATGCAAGCGACATGGCCGAGCGGCTCATTTCGGGTCACGAGCGAGCGTTCGTCGATTGGTTCTACGACTCCTACGCCGCCGCTCCGGATCGCATAGACAATGAAGCGCGAGAGTGCTACGCCAGCGATCTCATGCAACCAGGCGGCATACGAGGCTGGTTCGGCGTGTACCGCGCCGTCTTCGAGACGATTCGCCAGACCGAGAGCGCCCTCCGGGTCCCGGTGGAGACCCCGATTCTCGCACTCGGCGGCGAGCATTCTCTGGGCAGTCGCGTTGGGGACATGCTCCGTCCGATCGGCCGCGATGTCGAGGTGGGCGTGATTCCCGGATCGGGCCACTTTGTGCCCGAAGAGAAGCCGCACGAGCTATGCCGCAGGTGGCTGGAATTCGTCCAGCGGCACCAGATGGAGATTGCATAG